From a region of the Calditrichota bacterium genome:
- a CDS encoding TraR/DksA family transcriptional regulator, translating to MTKRELEHYKKLLLKKRNELLDEIEYIKENSFKKTMKDSSGEISAYNFHMADQATDANEREKAFMFAYREDRLIYHIDRALERIKSGTYGLCQECGKPISKDRLEAVPHARLCIECKSKEEQSKEE from the coding sequence ATGACAAAAAGAGAATTGGAGCATTACAAAAAATTGCTTCTCAAAAAGCGAAATGAACTGCTGGATGAGATTGAATACATCAAGGAAAACTCTTTCAAAAAAACAATGAAGGATTCCAGCGGCGAAATTTCAGCCTATAATTTTCACATGGCTGATCAGGCCACCGACGCCAACGAACGCGAAAAAGCCTTCATGTTTGCGTATCGGGAAGATCGCCTTATTTATCACATCGATCGTGCTCTTGAGCGAATTAAGAGCGGCACGTATGGCCTGTGTCAGGAGTGTGGAAAGCCGATCAGCAAAGACCGGCTGGAAGCGGTTCCTCATGCCAGGTTGTGCATTGAATGCAAATCAAAAGAGGAACAATCGAAAGAAGAGTGA
- a CDS encoding RluA family pseudouridine synthase, whose protein sequence is MDDQPNAVAEKREIIVPPKKEKERLDVFLTRTIGHFSRSFFQRLIDEEKIRVNGKVQKASYLIVPGDRIAIDIPPPKKYDMIAEDIPLNIVYEDEYLLVINKPAGLVVHPAVGHYTGTLVNALLYHCHDLSGIGGELRPGIVHRLDMDTSGLLVAAKDDRTHRVLSDQFRNRTIEREYWALVWGVPSPRSGRIETQIGRSPTNRKKMV, encoded by the coding sequence ATGGATGATCAACCGAATGCTGTGGCAGAAAAAAGAGAAATCATCGTTCCTCCCAAAAAGGAAAAAGAGAGACTCGACGTATTTCTGACACGAACGATTGGTCATTTTTCCCGCTCTTTTTTTCAAAGATTAATCGACGAAGAGAAAATCCGGGTGAATGGCAAGGTGCAGAAAGCCAGTTATTTGATTGTTCCCGGAGATCGGATTGCCATCGATATTCCTCCCCCCAAAAAGTATGATATGATAGCCGAAGACATTCCCCTGAATATTGTTTATGAAGACGAGTATTTACTGGTCATTAACAAACCGGCCGGTTTGGTGGTCCATCCCGCTGTGGGACATTACACCGGAACGTTGGTAAATGCTCTTTTGTACCATTGTCACGATTTGTCCGGAATTGGGGGAGAGCTGCGCCCGGGCATTGTCCATCGGCTGGATATGGACACGTCTGGTTTGCTGGTAGCGGCAAAGGACGACCGAACTCACCGCGTTCTCTCTGATCAATTTCGAAATCGCACAATTGAGCGGGAATACTGGGCGTTGGTGTGGGGCGTGCCGAGCCCGCGATCCGGTCGGATTGAGACACAGATCGGCCGGAGTCCTACGAATCGAAAAAAAATGGTGG
- the lspA gene encoding signal peptidase II: MKFKIDWKLLLLSLGIVVLDQATKLFTKNYMILGHSKKLLGNFVRYTYIENTGMAFGIHIGSRVFFTAFSIVASLIILIYLFKAQNDRPMIRIALALILGGAIGNLIDRVFSGAVVDFIDVGFGSLRWYVFNVADAAVSIGMILLITVILLKKDEPEILTKNESEVAAEQHSQTT, from the coding sequence ATGAAATTTAAGATAGATTGGAAGCTATTACTTTTATCGCTGGGGATTGTCGTTTTGGATCAGGCAACCAAACTGTTCACGAAAAATTACATGATCCTCGGCCACTCGAAAAAGCTACTGGGCAATTTTGTCCGATACACCTATATTGAAAATACGGGAATGGCCTTTGGAATTCACATCGGAAGCCGCGTGTTTTTTACGGCATTTTCAATAGTGGCCAGCCTGATTATCTTGATCTACCTCTTTAAGGCCCAAAATGACCGTCCCATGATTCGAATTGCTCTGGCCCTTATTTTGGGCGGAGCCATCGGTAATCTCATTGATCGTGTCTTTTCCGGTGCTGTGGTTGATTTTATTGATGTCGGTTTTGGCTCGTTGCGATGGTATGTTTTTAATGTGGCGGATGCTGCGGTCAGCATTGGGATGATTTTGCTGATTACGGTGATTCTTCTGAAAAAAGATGAACCGGAAATCCTTACCAAGAACGAGTCGGAAGTAGCCGCAGAGCAGCACTCACAAACCACCTAA